A single region of the Marinobacter salinisoli genome encodes:
- a CDS encoding LysR family transcriptional regulator translates to MALNRLDLNLLHVFDTIYREGSLTRAAQALNLTQPAVSHSLSRLRDHFDDPLFTRQGHQMVPTPLARRFRDSMRPGLTQIQTAVNQFHAFDPANHRKTYALGLRDILESTFLPPLMQRLEPFRELEIVSQRVARREMESQLAAGKLDFAVDVLLPVSDQTAHQLLRKDRLVVLARTGHPFVSSPMTMADYLRHQHVLVSSRSEGPGIEDFELSRLGVQRNIRLRCQHYYAACRVVEQSDLLLTMPEAYARIIAERADIHILKPPADMPSIDVYLYWHKAYEREPALVWFRDQLQAIS, encoded by the coding sequence GTGGCACTGAACCGACTGGACCTGAACCTGCTGCACGTGTTTGACACCATTTACCGGGAAGGAAGCCTTACCCGCGCCGCGCAGGCCCTGAACCTGACACAACCGGCGGTCAGCCACTCGCTGTCACGCCTGCGGGACCACTTCGACGATCCGCTGTTTACCCGTCAGGGCCATCAAATGGTGCCAACGCCGCTGGCGCGCCGCTTTCGGGACTCCATGCGGCCAGGCCTGACCCAGATTCAGACCGCCGTGAATCAGTTTCATGCCTTCGATCCGGCCAACCATCGGAAAACCTACGCGCTCGGATTGCGGGATATTCTGGAATCAACATTCCTGCCGCCACTGATGCAGCGCCTGGAACCGTTCAGAGAACTGGAGATCGTCAGCCAGCGGGTGGCCAGGCGGGAGATGGAGAGCCAACTGGCAGCTGGCAAGCTGGACTTTGCGGTGGATGTGCTGTTACCGGTCAGCGACCAGACCGCTCATCAGCTGTTACGGAAGGATCGCCTGGTGGTGCTGGCGCGAACCGGCCACCCGTTTGTTTCATCGCCCATGACCATGGCCGACTACCTGCGCCATCAGCATGTGCTCGTGTCCTCACGCTCTGAAGGCCCGGGCATTGAGGACTTTGAGTTATCCCGGTTGGGAGTACAACGCAACATCCGGCTCCGCTGCCAGCATTATTACGCCGCCTGCCGGGTAGTTGAACAGAGCGACCTGCTGCTGACCATGCCCGAAGCCTACGCCCGGATCATTGCCGAGCGCGCGGATATCCACATTCTGAAGCCGCCGGCGGATATGCCTTCCATCGATGTGTACCTTTACTGGCACAAGGCCTACGAACGGGAGCCGGCGCTGGTGTGGTTTCGCGATCAATTGCAGGCCATCTCCTAG
- a CDS encoding acyl-CoA dehydrogenase family protein, whose amino-acid sequence MDFNISEKGQDYLNRVKKFMAEEIFPIEEQYYKDMAALDNRWVELPVIRELKEKARAQGLWNMFFPDDKYGCGLLNSDYALIAEETGRSFIAPEIFNCNAPDTGNMEVLIHYGSEEQKAEWLPRLLSGEIRSAFCMTEPAVASSDATNMEATAIVEGEEVVLNGRKWWSTGVGHPDCKVAIFMGLTDPDAHKHRRHSMVLVPMDTPGVKVERMLPVFGAYDEPYGHGEVVFDNVRLPKSAFIAGPGRGFEIAQGRLGPGRVHHCMRAIGAAERTLEILIKRAMTREAFGRPIAKLGGNPDIIANARMAIEQARLLTLKCAWALDTKGIMGALQEVSMIKAVIPSMLQTIVDQAIQIHGGAGVSDDDFPLTQLFAYARVLRLADGPDEVHRAMVARLEMRKYKQ is encoded by the coding sequence ATGGACTTCAATATTTCCGAGAAAGGTCAGGACTATCTCAACCGCGTGAAAAAGTTTATGGCGGAGGAGATTTTTCCCATTGAGGAGCAGTACTACAAAGACATGGCTGCTCTGGACAATCGCTGGGTAGAGTTACCCGTCATTCGGGAGCTGAAAGAGAAGGCCAGGGCGCAGGGCCTTTGGAACATGTTTTTTCCGGACGACAAGTATGGCTGTGGTCTGCTCAATTCCGACTATGCCCTGATCGCCGAAGAGACCGGCCGAAGCTTCATTGCGCCGGAAATTTTCAACTGCAATGCGCCAGACACCGGCAACATGGAAGTGCTCATTCATTATGGCTCCGAAGAGCAGAAAGCCGAGTGGCTGCCGCGTTTGCTCAGTGGTGAAATCCGCTCAGCCTTCTGCATGACCGAGCCCGCCGTGGCGTCTTCCGATGCAACCAATATGGAAGCAACGGCCATCGTCGAAGGCGAGGAAGTGGTCCTCAACGGTCGCAAATGGTGGAGCACCGGCGTTGGTCACCCGGACTGCAAGGTTGCCATTTTCATGGGGCTGACGGATCCGGATGCCCACAAGCACCGCCGGCATTCCATGGTGCTGGTGCCGATGGATACCCCGGGGGTGAAGGTCGAGCGCATGCTGCCGGTGTTCGGCGCGTACGATGAGCCTTACGGTCACGGTGAAGTGGTGTTCGACAATGTTCGCCTGCCCAAGAGTGCCTTCATAGCAGGCCCGGGTCGGGGTTTTGAAATCGCCCAGGGACGTCTTGGGCCGGGACGTGTCCATCATTGCATGCGGGCGATTGGCGCTGCCGAGCGCACTCTGGAAATCCTCATCAAGCGGGCAATGACCCGAGAAGCCTTCGGCCGGCCAATCGCCAAGCTGGGCGGTAATCCAGACATTATTGCCAACGCCCGTATGGCCATCGAACAGGCGCGACTGCTTACTCTGAAATGCGCCTGGGCGCTGGATACCAAGGGCATCATGGGGGCGTTGCAGGAAGTCTCGATGATCAAGGCTGTGATTCCCTCCATGCTGCAGACCATCGTGGATCAGGCCATTCAGATTCATGGTGGCGCCGGAGTCAGTGATGACGATTTCCCGCTGACCCAGCTGTTTGCCTATGCGCGGGTTCTTCGCCTGGCGGATGGGCCGGATGAGGTGCATCGTGCGATGGTGGCGCGTCTTGAGATGCGCAAGTACAAGCAGTGA
- a CDS encoding SDR family oxidoreductase, which yields MTQRVFITGGASGLGRALALRYAKDGARVCIGDINPEQGAGVEQEINTAGGEGFFIECNVRRLTDLEKARDAVVEKWGGVDVVINNAGVASAGSIEETSIADWEWILDINVLGVVRGCKAFTPQFKEQGSGAFVNIASMAGLMLAPLMDSYNVSKAGVIALSETLSQELRDDGIHVSCVCPAFFQTNLASTMRSDIPGVQQNVNKLMKRSSITAEDVAEDIVRSVDNKSFWVLPHAKERRMWMLKRHAPKAFDWLMHQESKRWMSKMGGKAKA from the coding sequence ATGACACAGAGAGTATTCATCACAGGCGGTGCAAGTGGGTTGGGGCGCGCTTTGGCGCTGCGCTATGCCAAAGACGGTGCCAGGGTTTGTATTGGTGACATCAACCCGGAACAGGGTGCGGGTGTCGAGCAGGAGATCAATACAGCCGGCGGTGAAGGCTTTTTCATCGAGTGTAATGTCCGCCGTCTGACCGATCTTGAGAAGGCTCGTGATGCCGTGGTCGAGAAGTGGGGCGGCGTGGATGTAGTGATCAACAACGCAGGCGTGGCCTCGGCCGGTTCCATTGAAGAAACCTCCATAGCGGACTGGGAGTGGATTCTGGATATCAACGTGCTGGGGGTTGTTCGGGGCTGCAAAGCGTTTACCCCCCAGTTCAAAGAGCAGGGGTCCGGTGCCTTCGTGAACATCGCTTCCATGGCCGGATTGATGCTTGCACCGCTGATGGATAGCTACAATGTGTCCAAAGCCGGGGTGATTGCGTTGTCGGAAACCCTGAGCCAGGAATTGCGGGATGATGGCATTCATGTGAGCTGTGTCTGCCCGGCCTTTTTCCAGACCAATCTGGCGTCCACCATGCGTTCGGACATTCCCGGCGTCCAGCAAAACGTGAACAAGCTGATGAAGCGTTCGTCCATCACCGCTGAGGATGTGGCGGAGGACATCGTGCGTTCCGTCGACAACAAGAGTTTCTGGGTATTGCCCCACGCCAAGGAGCGCCGGATGTGGATGCTCAAGCGCCATGCGCCAAAAGCCTTTGACTGGCTTATGCATCAGGAAAGCAAACGTTGGATGAGCAAAATGGGTGGCAAGGCCAAGGCCTGA
- a CDS encoding phosphotransferase family protein, with product MTQIDQAKGVREGEELDAAAVDRFMKQAIPDLAGEPTIRQYPGGASNLTYQVDYGGRSFVLRRPPFGKIAKSAHDMLREARVMQALKPVYPYVPDIIAVCDDHDVLGCDFYVMERLKGIILRQDFPEGFDLSEQDTRKLCLSVIDKLVDLHRVDAKAAGLDSLGKGAGYVQRQIGGWSDRFRKSRTEDVGDFETVMTWLNDKMPEDVAQVVIHNDYRFDNVVLNPDNPFEVIGVLDWEMATIGDPLMDLGNSLAYWIQADDEGPFQMLRRQPTHRPGMLTRNEVVAYYMEKSGFRVDNFDFYEIYGLFRLAVIIQQIYYRFYHGQTKDTRFAAFGHAANYLEQRCLKLIEASTL from the coding sequence ATGACGCAGATTGACCAGGCGAAGGGGGTTCGCGAGGGTGAGGAGCTGGATGCAGCGGCCGTCGATCGGTTCATGAAACAGGCCATTCCGGATCTGGCCGGTGAGCCGACGATTCGTCAGTACCCGGGTGGGGCTTCAAACCTGACGTACCAGGTGGATTACGGCGGTCGGTCTTTCGTTCTGCGCCGGCCACCCTTCGGCAAGATTGCCAAATCTGCCCACGACATGTTGCGTGAAGCCCGGGTCATGCAGGCACTCAAGCCCGTCTACCCGTACGTGCCTGACATCATCGCTGTCTGCGACGACCATGACGTCCTGGGTTGTGATTTCTACGTCATGGAGCGCCTCAAGGGCATTATTCTGCGTCAGGACTTTCCCGAAGGGTTCGATCTGAGCGAGCAGGACACCCGCAAGCTGTGCCTGAGTGTGATCGACAAACTGGTGGATCTGCACCGCGTGGATGCCAAGGCAGCGGGCTTGGATTCGCTGGGCAAGGGCGCGGGTTATGTCCAGCGTCAGATTGGTGGCTGGAGTGATCGGTTTCGCAAGTCGCGCACTGAAGACGTCGGTGACTTTGAAACCGTGATGACCTGGCTGAACGACAAGATGCCCGAGGACGTGGCGCAGGTGGTCATTCACAATGACTACCGTTTTGACAACGTGGTCCTCAACCCGGACAACCCGTTCGAAGTGATTGGCGTGCTGGATTGGGAAATGGCCACCATTGGCGACCCCCTGATGGACCTGGGCAACAGTCTGGCCTACTGGATTCAGGCCGACGACGAGGGCCCGTTCCAGATGTTACGCCGCCAGCCGACCCACCGTCCGGGCATGCTTACCCGGAACGAGGTGGTTGCGTATTACATGGAGAAATCCGGTTTCCGCGTCGATAACTTCGATTTCTATGAGATCTACGGACTGTTCCGACTCGCGGTCATCATCCAGCAGATTTACTACCGTTTCTACCACGGCCAGACCAAAGACACGCGTTTCGCGGCTTTCGGCCATGCGGCCAACTATCTGGAGCAGCGTTGCCTGAAACTTATTGAAGCGAGCACGCTCTGA
- a CDS encoding histidine phosphatase family protein, giving the protein MATIYLVRHGQASFGKENYDQLSQTGWQQGRVLGRWMVGRITPDVVYGGDLERHRETVEAIASGFGSQFPDMQVAPGFNEFDHNAVLTRFRPEWADRSVMARDLQAFPKPARAFQESFVHAVQRWVAGDHDQDYDETWPAFRNRVLQAFEDVIEYADGGDVLVATSGGPISVICQHLLDLDDARALSLNEVIANTSVSRVLYSGARRSLSVFNNYSHLEAENPALVTFR; this is encoded by the coding sequence ATGGCAACCATTTACCTGGTGCGTCACGGACAGGCCAGTTTTGGCAAGGAAAACTACGACCAGCTGTCGCAGACTGGCTGGCAACAGGGGCGAGTGCTCGGGCGCTGGATGGTGGGCAGAATCACGCCGGACGTGGTGTACGGTGGGGATCTGGAACGCCACCGGGAGACCGTCGAGGCCATTGCTTCGGGTTTCGGCAGCCAGTTTCCGGACATGCAGGTTGCGCCCGGATTCAATGAGTTCGACCACAACGCCGTACTGACCCGGTTCCGCCCGGAATGGGCAGACCGCAGCGTGATGGCCCGGGACCTTCAAGCCTTCCCAAAGCCTGCCAGGGCATTTCAGGAGTCCTTCGTGCACGCGGTTCAACGCTGGGTTGCCGGAGACCATGACCAGGACTACGACGAAACCTGGCCGGCGTTTCGCAACCGCGTTCTGCAAGCCTTTGAGGACGTGATCGAGTATGCCGATGGCGGCGATGTTCTGGTTGCCACCTCGGGCGGTCCGATTTCGGTGATCTGCCAGCACCTGCTGGATCTGGACGATGCGCGGGCGCTGTCACTGAACGAGGTCATTGCCAACACCAGCGTTAGCCGGGTGTTGTACTCGGGCGCGCGGCGCAGCCTGTCCGTTTTCAATAATTACAGCCACCTGGAGGCGGAAAACCCTGCCCTGGTGACATTCCGATAA
- a CDS encoding SDR family oxidoreductase, with translation MSSKDLFDLTGKVALVTGASRGIGESIARTLAGKGAHVIVSSRKIDGCEAVASSIREAGGSAEAFACHIGEMDQIEAIWAHIETTHGKLDILVNNAASNPYFGPVEDTDLAAFNKTVDVNIRGYFFMCAEGTKLMKKSGGGAIVNVASVNGVIPGHFQGIYSVTKAAVISMTKSFAMELGQQNIRVNALLPGLTDTKFASALTTNEAIKKQAMAHIPMKRVADPDEMAGTVLYLVSDASSYTTGACINADGGYLTV, from the coding sequence ATGAGTAGCAAAGACCTGTTTGACCTGACCGGTAAGGTTGCCCTGGTGACCGGCGCCAGCCGCGGGATCGGTGAAAGCATTGCCCGCACCCTGGCCGGCAAGGGTGCCCACGTGATCGTCAGCAGCCGGAAAATCGATGGCTGCGAGGCGGTCGCCAGCAGTATTCGTGAAGCCGGCGGCAGTGCCGAGGCCTTTGCCTGCCATATCGGCGAAATGGACCAGATCGAAGCCATCTGGGCGCATATCGAAACGACCCACGGCAAGTTGGATATCCTGGTGAACAATGCCGCATCGAATCCGTACTTTGGCCCGGTGGAGGACACCGACCTGGCGGCGTTTAACAAGACGGTGGATGTGAACATTCGCGGCTACTTTTTCATGTGTGCCGAGGGCACGAAGCTGATGAAAAAGAGCGGTGGTGGCGCGATCGTGAACGTGGCATCGGTCAACGGTGTTATTCCGGGCCACTTCCAGGGGATCTACTCCGTTACCAAGGCCGCGGTCATTTCTATGACCAAGTCGTTTGCAATGGAGCTGGGGCAGCAGAACATCCGCGTGAATGCCCTGTTACCGGGGCTGACAGACACCAAGTTCGCCAGCGCACTGACCACCAACGAAGCGATCAAGAAACAGGCGATGGCTCACATTCCGATGAAGCGGGTCGCCGATCCTGACGAAATGGCTGGGACGGTTCTGTACCTGGTGTCTGATGCCTCCAGTTACACCACTGGCGCCTGCATCAACGCCGATGGTGGTTACCTGACGGTGTAA